In Gavia stellata isolate bGavSte3 chromosome 38, bGavSte3.hap2, whole genome shotgun sequence, the DNA window GTTGAGTCACATCCTCAACCAGACGGATGTTGCAGTGTATGGAGTGGGAGTACCAGGTAAAATGTCGAGTTGGAGCTCTCGGGATTTAGGGAGAAAGGCAGATATTGGGCAAACGTACCGGATCTGTGTCAGAACGGATAGAAATCGGTCGCCTCTATTGTAACCAGGCACCTGAAAACGCAGAGATACAACAGAGCGGAGTTTGACACATTTCTTCGGAGCGATAGAAATAATGAGATCCAGTGGCGGAATCTTTATTTGTGTCTTAAAAGGGAAGGCTTTTACGTGAGCTTTGCAGTAGAGGTGTGTGCCGGGACCGTTCCATGGGTGTGCCGGTCCTTAGATCTTCAAGTAATGCAGGAACGGGGGGTTGAGGAGGGCACAGGGGTGGAACCGAGTGCATGTTGTGGGCACGTTGGCCAGAAAGGTGCCCGTCGTGGCGCTTTGCCCTGAATTTTTATCACGGCATATGTGAGAGAAACCCGATGAAAACAAGAATTGGGTTAGCTTTCAGCGGCGGCCTCGACTACAGGGTGAGGGGAGGCGTTGGCAACAGGCTCGGAGCCTCTGGTGTTAAACTGGGTTTTCCTCAGCACGTTTGCGCCTCACCTTGAAGAGGCAGGTGGGGGAGAAATACCTGCGCTGGCATCTGCTAAATGTTCCGTACTTCTGCCGTCTCCACCCTAGCTGTGCTCTTCTGTTTcaggggtggaggggaaagCTGGGATGGCGGCGATCGCGGATCCCAAAGCTAAAGTCAACCCCAACGTCCTGTaccaggagctgcagaaggTGTTGCCTCCCTACGCCCGGCCCGTCTTTCTCCGGCTGCTACCCCAGGTTGACACCACAGGTATCGGCGAtccggctgctccctggggaaGTTCAGATCCCCAAAGGAGCTTGGAAGCGTTTCCGCCTGCTTAAGAGTGAAGTAACGTCCTGACTTCGAGTACAGCAGGCGCAGAAGTACCACTAGCGAAAGCAATGATTGTAGTTGAAGTCTTAAACGAGAAATCAGCTGCTTCCAGGCCCTTATAGaaaagatacatatatatagagagatatatatagGCACACGTACCCTCTAAACCTCCCGTACGCCGTCTGTTGCCTTTCCCGGGCCTTTATTGCAGTCCGGCTAACGGCCAAGTCAGCTGCGTTTTCTGTTCTCAATTGCCCAGGAATTTTACTGGGTCCTTTTACCAGCGCGTGCCTGAGGAGAAGTAAAAATTGCGCAAGGTTTATGTAAGAACTCCGGTAACGATCCGGACAGTTGATGAGCTTCGAGTTGCCGAAATTCTTTGGCAAAACTGTGAGGTAGAAATGAAACGCCACCTGTGACGTTTCCTCCTCGCTCTGGCGCTTAAGCAGGCTTTCTGatgcaaagtatttttcattttttttcttctctttttgaagGTACATTTAAGATTCAGAAAACCCGCTTACAGAGGGAAGGATTCGACCCCCACCAAACCTCGGATCGGTTGTATTTTTTGGATCTAAAGTTGGGAAAATACGTTCCTCTGGATGAATGCCTTTATGAAAGGATTTGTTCTGGAAAAGCCGCTTTATGATCTAGTGGGATTCAGCCTTTTTGAGGAAAACAATGACTAATCGGAGGGCTGACGCCGGCGGGAAGCGGCGGATTCCTGCGCCGCCGTCCTCACGCAGTGGTCGCCAGCAGGGAAGCGCCTCGGGCGGCGTCTCCCTCCCCTAAAGCACATTAACCCGTCACCCACTCCCTCCCCGAGCGCTGACGCCGTATTAACCCGCCCTTACGCCTCTAGAGAGAGTATTTTTGTAACCACTGCCCGCTTAGAGAGGAGCTCGATGGCCATATTTATTGACAGAGAGACCTGTGCCTCGGGGGGGCTTCTCTCTGCTCCGTCTCCCACCTTTACTTAATTTAGACAGTTTTTAACCTCCCTTGGTGTTAGGTGACGTTTTAACTACCCCCGGCCTTGCGCCCTCAGGCCTGGGGATGtgaggacattaaaaaaaaaaaaaagacaagactttGCTGGGTGCTGTGGTGGAGGGGAGCGGCCTTTGCCTCCTGGGGGCTGGTGCCCGAGGCCTTGCGGAGCCCGGCTGAGGGAAGAGGAGCGGGGGCCATTGTGCCTGGACGGTGGAACAGCGACTGACGGGGTAAAGCTGCGGGAGCTCAGCCTGCCTCCGCCTCCCGTCttccgccgggccggggcctgGGGTGGGCCGCGGGGAGGCCTCGGGGAGGCCTAGTAGGCCGCGCGTTGCTAGGCAACGCTGCGTCGCACAGCGCGCGTCACTTCCGGCGCGCCGCTCCCGGTAGTCGCCGCCGCCATGGCcgtcgccgccgccgcgccccgccgcgtCTCGGTGTTCCCCTCGGCGCAGGAGCTGGGCCCGGCCCTGGCGCAGCTGGTGGccgagcgggcggcgggggccggcgggcgctTCTCGCTGGGCCTCTCGGGCGGGAGCCTGGTGGGGCTCCTCGCCCGGGagctgccccccgccgccgccgccgccgcaggccccgccgcgccggcccgcTGGCTGGTGGCCTTCTGCGACGAGCGGCTGGTGCCGCCCGAGCACCCGGAGAGCACCGCCGGCGCCTACGAggtgagcggggccgggccggcggggccctGCCGCCGACCCCGGGCCGGCCCTGACCGCCTCTCCGCAGGCCCAGCTGCTGCCGCGGCTGCCCGCCCCCGGGCCGCGGGTGCTGGCCCTCacccccgggctgccccccgccgccgccgccgatGACTACGCCGCGCAGCTCCGGCAGGTACCGGCcccgggggagccgggggccccgcggggggagcgcctgcccgccccggctccATCCCCCGTCCTCTCCGCAGGCCTTCCCGGGCGAGGAGGTGCCCGCCTTCGacctgctggtgctgggggtCGGGCCGGACGGGCACACCTGCTCCCTCTTCCCCGGCCACCCGCTGCTCCAGGTGAGCTCAGCCGCCGGCCTTGGGCGTCCGCGGGGCCGCCGGCACCCCGATCTGTGCACCGGGGGCTGGCAGGTGGCGTCCGCGGGGCGGTTCCTGATTTGGGGGTGCTGTAGTTTAACAAATagagaacagaaggaaagagagggagggagaagagagagggagggagaagagagagggagggagaagagagagggagggagaagagagagggagggagaagagagagggagggagaagagagagggagggagaagagagagggagggagaagagagagggagggagaagagagagagaaaagaaagggagaagagagagagaaaagaaagggagaagagagagagaaaagaaagggagaagagagagagaaaagaaagagaagagagaaaagaaagaagaaagagaaaagaaagaagaaagagaaaagaaagagagagaagaaagagaaaaagagagaagagagaagagaagaaagagagaagagagagaagaaagagaaaagaaagagagaagagaagagagaaagagaaaagaaagagagaagagaagagagaaagagagaagagagagagaagagagagagaagagagagagagaagagagagagagaagagagagagaagagagagagaagagaacagagagagaacagagagaaaagaaagagagaagagaacagagagagaagaaagagagagaagagagagaaaagacagaaaagaaagagctgttgtggggagaaaaaaaaagccattgaagttgcctttccccctccttgtttctttttaatttctcctgaTTTGGGGAGTTtggagggaaacaaaaaaggagcTCTTGACTTGGGTGGAATcgtggaagaaagaaagagctgttgtggggaggaaaaaaaagccgTTGAAGTTGCTTTATCCCCCTGctcctttcttttaatttctcttgaTTTGGGGAGTTTGgagggaaacagaaaaggagatcTTGACTTGGGTGGaattgtggaagaaaaaaagctgctgaagtTGCCTTTCCCCCTGCTCGTTTCTTTTAATTCCTCCTGATTTGGGGAGTTTGGAGGGAAACAAAGGAGATCGTGACTTGGGTGGAGATGCGGAAGGGCCGAGGACCCTCGGTCGCCCTCAGCAGCCGTCGCTCGCCCTGTTGATGGTCAGAGCCTGGATTAATCCCCTGCTCTGGGTTTATTTTATCCCTCTCTTcgtgttttttcttctcccgCTCCGataggagaaagagaaaatagttGCTGCTATTACCGACTCTCCGAAGCCGCCGCCGGAGCGAATAACGTTAACCCTGCCCGTCCTGAATGCTGCGCGGATGGTTGTGTTCGTGGCTACGGGGGAAGGCAAAGCTGCCGTTCTAAAGGTTTGGACCCAAATTATTCATCTTCTTCGTGAAAATCCGAGGCGTCTGCGGGGAACGAGCGACCGAGAGGCTTCAGTCAACCGCCGAAGCGGTTTAGGTGGCCGGTTTGCGGTTGCCTTTCGCCGCCCGCTCGACTGAGGCACTGTTCCCTCTCTCCCACCAGCGCATTTTGGAAGGCGACGAGGAAAACCCTCTTCCCGCCGCTCGCGTCCGGCCTCGCTCCGGGCAGCTGCGCTGGTTCCTGGACGAGCCGGCAGCCAAGGAGCTGACCATCCCCGTCGAGAAACATTCCGTCTTGTAGAGCCGACTGCCGGCCCGGCTCGGGGAACGGTAACCGCAGCACTGGCTGCTTGACATTCCAGGTGAAGAACACCACCTTCGATCGTAGTGCTGGGTTGTGGCACAACACacgcttttttccccctttttcccctctttctggAACAAACGGCGCTTTGCCGAGCGCCAGTTTCCGCATAATAATTCCGTCGGTTCGGTGGGCGCCAGGTTGGAATCGCGCACGGCGACGCGCGGTTCGTTTCGGTCGCTGTGACGCAAAAGGGGCGCGCGGTATTAAACGGACGGATTTCAGCTCTTCCGCTCCCGGTTCTTTTTCCGCCTGGCCGCGCTCTTCCGTAAGCGAGGGACTGCAGGAGCGGGCGTGGGGTCTGGGGCATCGGCGACGCGAGGACGGGCAGACGCTTGTCTGGAGCAGCTCTGGCTGTAGCGTGACGCTCGCTTTCCCTCGCTGGTTTGTCTTTATTAATCCTGGTTTTAACCGTGGCTTAGTTCTTGCCTAAACTTAGAGCCGGGGGCTCCTTCCTACCTGTTTTTGCACATATCTGCGTGCGTAGCGGTAAGGTTTTGGCTTTCGGTAGCGATGAACGCGTTGAGGTCGCGCAGTGTCTGTTGGCGCAGCAGGAAAGAAACGGTGTTCCCGTGTTGGCAGGTGAAGAAGCTGAGCAGAAAAGGCAGGTGACTTTTATGCCCTAGGAAGCGCGGCGTTTCCGTGCCAAatctgggggggaaaaaaaaacccatcaagaATTGAGCTTGCTGGGCTGGATGTGGATTGTTACAGATACGTTGCGCAGAAGCCGGACGGGACTCAGAGCGTGAAAGCCCTGAAGCTGCAGCGCAATGCGCAGCCGTCCCTCTCGATGGCATCCGCCGGAGCCGCGGAGTCAACGGCTACCGGAGCATGAGCGATTCAGCCTTCGACAGCGAAGCGCCCGGGGTTCCGGTGTGTCCCCTCCCCGCGGCTGTCGCTAGCGTCGTCTTCCTGGGGGTGCGCGTAGGTCCCGGCAGGAGCTGCGAGGAGGCTCAGTTAGCGGCTGTTCTGGGTATCCCCGAAATCGGTTTTAAGGAGATCCAGGCAGAAAGCATCAGGATTTGTGAGTTAAATACGAACGTAACTAAAATCGCGTTTGTACCTGCCCGACAGCCGAGCTCTGCGTCTTAAAAACGCGACGCAAaccagcagagcagaagcaCGCAGATGAGACTCTGAAACTAAAATCTAAAGCAAAtgtataataattaaaataacatgaTTCCCCCTTCTTGCACCTGACAAACGACACAAGTTTTAACGAGGTGATTTTGGCAAACGTGAGTCCGAAAACGTGCGGTGGTAAATTTTCGCGCGTCCGGTTCACGTGTCTGTAGAAACCCACTTCTCCCGTGCGCAGCGGCGCTGTGTTACCCCTCGAGTGACTCCGAAACCTTTTCCCGCCCGGCGTTACGGGTTTGTCTAAACTATCCCCCGTTGATTTTCCTTGTGTTAAAAGTATTTGGGCTTTTTGGCCAACCCGGGAGCTGAGGCAAGCGCTGCGTATTTCTGCCCGAAGTTTCCTGTTTCTACACGTCCCGTGGAGCGTGAAGGGTTTCAAAAACGTTGCGTAACGGTAAAAATGGCCGATTTTGTTCAGCTTGATTAGGGAAGTGCGAGCAGGTGCGGAGTACAGCAGCGAGCGGGGCTGTTTCCGTGATAACGCTCTCATATTTGGAAATAACTCAGCCCTTGCTGCATCCCGCTCAGTCCCGAATTCCTCACCCGCTTCGTTTGGTTGTGGGGAGTCTCGTGTGGGTGGTGGCCGAGAGGGGGACGAGGTGGGCAGAGCGCCGAGAGCATCCTAAATTTAAATTCCAGCGCACACAGACTCGTCTTGAGTAGTTCTGTGTTAATTAACGGTAACCAGCAATTATTTCTAGGGTGGAAATTGCACGTGGGGGCGAGCGAAGAGACTGAGCTAACACCCGCTGCAAAAGCAGGACCCTCTGCGCTGGGGCGCGGCCGAGCACGAATCCGCCCCGTCTCAAAAATAAATCGGAAACCGAATCGGTGCCGGTTTAGCGCACGAAACTTGGGGTGAAACC includes these proteins:
- the PGLS gene encoding 6-phosphogluconolactonase, whose product is MAVAAAAPRRVSVFPSAQELGPALAQLVAERAAGAGGRFSLGLSGGSLVGLLARELPPAAAAAAGPAAPARWLVAFCDERLVPPEHPESTAGAYEAQLLPRLPAPGPRVLALTPGLPPAAAADDYAAQLRQAFPGEEVPAFDLLVLGVGPDGHTCSLFPGHPLLQEKEKIVAAITDSPKPPPERITLTLPVLNAARMVVFVATGEGKAAVLKRILEGDEENPLPAARVRPRSGQLRWFLDEPAAKELTIPVEKHSVL